The sequence TGATTAAAGAATACATTAACCCGCagaatctaaaaaaaaagacagaacaTAGAATCTATATCAGTAAACCTATAGTTAACCGCAATCTTGTTTTTTAGATTAGTATGATCAATCATCACCTTTGAAGTGACTACACATAATGAAAGACGTTTCACGGATACAAAAGCTTTCAGAAGCTTCTCGGTATCGATATAACCAACATTAACATCTGCTTCTATGAGCTCTTCCATCTTCTCCTCAGAAAAAGAAACGTTTCTCCAGTGATCTTCAACGTTCaagtatttcaaagaaggtgcATTAACGTTCAACCTCATGAGATGAGTTTCACAATTATCAGGACATCTAAGAACCGTCAATCTCAGCAAACGAGGTACCGCGATAGATAGAGTTTTCGTGGGCTTATTATCACTCGAACATCTATCCAAAAACAAATCTTCGAGACTCGGTAAACtagataagagattagagagagatgCATCGCTCGAATACTTCACGCATCGAAGGTGCAAGACTTTGAGGCATTGTAATGGGATGATCTGGTTACCATAACCATCTTCAAGACTACAACATTCAATTCTCAAGATCACAAGCGTTTGAAGATGGTAGATTTCCTTCTTTATTTGTAGAGCAACGGGATTAATAATACTGATGAAGTTAAGTTCGCGCACTTGTAGCTTGGCTAGTAGACATCCTCTTAGGAAAACTCCAGAACTAGTTTGTGTTGGAACAATTCTGATGTACAAGCTCTCTAACACCGGAGACTCGAGTAACTCCAGTGTCTTATTAATGAATACTAAAAACTGAGATTCAGATTTGTGAAAGGTGTAATCATGGTAGAGAGTTGGCAACTTTTTCCAGAGATTTCGCCACCTTTTGGACAAGAGTTGAGAATCAAACGCAGTTTTTGTGTGAAGCAAAGACATAATACGCAAGAGTAAATCATCAGGCAACTCACTGATGATGTCCATAACTTAGCAGATCCTTCTCTTTGATTTCACAAACTTCTTCTGCTGGTAATCATCTTTAAACGCAATTGATTTTGTGAaagatttagtatttttttattaaataaacgATAATGTTCTTTGTAAACTCATATGATCTCATGATTTTAATTCCAGTCAGATATTTTACTATAACGGTGTGATTACcattaattttgtaaatcataaaatattggAATATTCTTTTTAGTTAGATTTGCTTTTCTCTGTACTTTACTTATTATTATCTTGGATTTGCATACAATTTTAAAAGTggactttaaaaatatatatatatatattaatgtattatccactatatattaatcttagagcattacaacatgttttcatagccacgtgtcatcactaagaTAATattgtacaaaaaaatattatcaattctATCTTTAGATAAAAGTTACAGAATcatctaatatgattaacatatatatatgacaattaatgattatgaataatacatatttgataacaatttttttatcctctctattttttttaatttatattattaaaagaacttaaaaattacattaagcatataataaaaaaaattagatttttttcttatgttgtattttgaatttttttaaaatggctataaattagaaaaaaaatgataaaagtcccaaattgaaaattttgtgatcaatggtttaactttttttgttcaaacaagatacaaatgatcgtaaatcgtatgaatatgaagtctcattaatagatattcatattatatatatatatatattaatatcatttcaattaaattatatactatataaaatatatataaatatgttaatttcaaaatttgcattgaaaaattattgagatcttaatattttaattttgaaatttgtactGAAAAAGCTTacattaaaagttttgtgatcaaagatttaaatttttgttacgaAAAATATGCaattgttaataaaatcatataagtatgaagtgtcaataataaatatttatattaaagtatagtataaatagtttatgttaatatcagtaaaatttaattatataccatataaagtaaataaaataattgttttaatttttgtgtttactctaatgtatatatttttatgtatacacgttattttttaaatatgtagtttctaatatgttatttgatcctaACAATCTCACAAATacacttcttcaaatcgaagactttttaatattgaaaacactatatatacacattaatTTATTCGGATTAAATAGTAcagtcttgatttttatttctgaaaaaacttttaatgaaatatcatgaccAGATTTCAatcacctccttttgagtttgttcgaagaatgagagaattgatcatttgtctaatatatttttctctctAATACCCTATATATCTAGCTATTATAACTGTTTGAATGAGATAttagaattatttattataatttttttggtttatcatttaataaatcaaacagttcttactttatacatattttacatatactagaatggtaaaatattacatatatattttatcggTATAAtcttaagtaactaaacctTAAAAGCGtaagttaataaaataagtaattttttttgctgttctagaattagatgatttttagattGAACTGGTGACTATATACTAGAAAGACATTTACATTTCGAGCATGCACTTatattcaataatattttgatatattatatttaaacacTAACCTCTGAATAGAATTTGTCAATGaatttcttcaaaaatttgattcttaaatatgtatctcgagtggaactaatttttacagaagTCCATCTTCTTAAATTaatacttatgtaattcaccgaattcacataataagttaataaaagaaacataactcatatcagtgaaacacaaacgagaacgaaagcacaattttatagaggtagaaaatgaatcACTCATaaagagtcaatagtaaacaaatcgagagcagatgtgttcaaaaaaaaaaaaacaaatcaagagcAGAAAACATAATCCcctttcgtcattttacaattgaTGTTGCCTATAtgattttggtgatttgtgtcagccgcaaaacgTAACTtccttttgtgcatatgaagtcttaaaaataattaaaatgagttgtAATATGTTAAcccttcaacaacgatgatatatttaagagaccaacatttttattcatcattttacaagcgataaagattgtagtgttgcaaaatgttaaaaccatttaattaacaaacattagtataaaaaaCTCACTCCGTGCATGTGCGTGGGTTATCATCTAGTTTTACAATTAAATCTAAGAGGAAGCATTTACAGTTTTACACCTCTGTTTCTCTGAATAAACCTTAGACTATTTAGACTTGAGTAACAAGGTACGTCTACTAGACTAAAtcctctcttttttattttgttctgtTCTTCAGAGAGATTCTCTATTTTTCTCCCAGAGTCTGATTCAGATTCAATTATTCTTcgtattttgtttaaattttagtgttgttCTGACAAAATCATCTAGAAAAAGTCTTTTATGTACCATCATCAACAAGACAGACCTTAGACTAGTTAGACTTGAGTAGCAAGGTACGTCTACTATATTGCTATATCTTAAAGGATCTCGGTTCATCTGTTCTTCAGAGAGattttctgttttaatgcagACTCTGGTTCAGATTCATAGTTGACCTCATGAAAAAGTATTTGGTTGacagtttttttgtttaacatgTGATTTATTGGAAGCAGAACGGATACAAGAGTAATACAAAAACAACCAGAAGACATTGAAGCATAACATTCACAAGGGAGACAAGAGTAGAAGAGAAAATCAAAACTCTTCAAAAGACTGAAACACACGAAAATTACATAACTATATACCACTAAACACTGGAAAGAATGTTTGAGAATAACAGAGTATctgatcactacaagaaaacatattttttacgagggcaATATACgttgtaacttcgtcgtaaacggggtgttacgacgaatgaACCTCGAaacacgtttcgtcgtaaaacgcCCGTCGTAACCgacgtttcgtcgtaaatgacttgttaagtttacgacgaaatatattcttCGTAAAGCGCATGGcagagattcgtcgtaaacgacacgtaaaATTTCGTGGTAAACTCCACATAATggattcgatgtaaagcacacgtaaacatTTTCGTTGTAACaccctcgtaaatatttcgatgtaaactccacgtAAAATCTTCGatgtaaagaccacgtaaaatcTTCGATGTAAAAGACTCGTAATTATTTTCGACGGTAatcagttgtaaatgtttacgtCGAGCCTACATCGACGTttcgttttataatatattttgaatattgtttttaacctcaaatatatatatataaatttgaatttatttaaaattcagaattttaaataattttaattttaaaacgaaatatgaaaataaaaaacatttataaaaaaacatttaaaagtcataatatttaaattcataatacaaaccgaaatattaaaaaaactacatatcatcgaagtagtcggtggggttgctcggctgttgacgggttggatcggactcttggggatctcgtactggcaacccaagagcggctcgtctctgactcaacattctctgcataaccgggtttcccacggccatcacgtctagcaaatcctcaagagagtctaaacgaacctgctggctatccattcgagctttcatctgagaagtctcttcatcccgtctcgaagtgtatgacgaagttgcccttgcaacttggttaacagagcctataccgactattcgtcccttctttctaggagccagctataaaattaaaacatatattaatatagttattaaaaataatgtaaacaaaaatttttggTTGTactacctcttcgaagattctgtcggctT is a genomic window of Brassica napus cultivar Da-Ae chromosome A2, Da-Ae, whole genome shotgun sequence containing:
- the LOC106426514 gene encoding F-box/FBD/LRR-repeat protein At5g56420 → MDIISELPDDLLLRIMSLLHTKTAFDSQLLSKRWRNLWKKLPTLYHDYTFHKSESQFLVFINKTLELLESPVLESLYIRIVPTQTSSGVFLRGCLLAKLQVRELNFISIINPVALQIKKEIYHLQTLVILRIECCSLEDGYGNQIIPLQCLKVLHLRCVKYSSDASLSNLLSSLPSLEDLFLDRCSSDNKPTKTLSIAVPRLLRLTVLRCPDNCETHLMRLNVNAPSLKYLNVEDHWRNVSFSEEKMEELIEADVNVGYIDTEKLLKAFVSVKRLSLCVVTSKILRVNVFFNQLVRLEICTCQQEWWNVLEKVLLSSPKLCILKLHQKHLFGTRDPTVRWKEPSSVPVCFASHLETFEWRGYEGTEDEKKLASYILRNAGRLKTVTIYPLISNPDIRRRKILKNHMSNELVKLSGRSFTCKLVFR